In Kitasatospora gansuensis, a genomic segment contains:
- a CDS encoding glutamate synthase subunit beta, which translates to MADPKGFLTTPKQLAERRPVDVRLRDWNEVYVERSLLPIITKQAGRCMDCGIPFCHNGCPLGNLIPEWNDLAFRDDWTGAIERLHATNNFPEFTGRLCPAPCESACVLGINQDAVTIKNVEVTIIDKAWDNGGVTPQIPERLSGKTVAVVGSGPAGLAVAQQLTRAGHTVVVYERADRIGGLLRYGIPEFKMEKRHINRRIEQMRAEGTRFRTGVSVGEDITGQQLRERFDAVVVAAGATTARDLPVPGREFKGIHQAMEYLPLANKVQEGDFVEPPISAKGKHVVVIGGGDTGADCLGTALRQGAASVTQLEIMPRPSDERPGNQPWPTMPMTYKVTSAHEEGGERVYAVNTTHFTGDEDGNVAELHLVEVEFKNGKFEPVPGTERAIPAQLVTLAMGFTGTDVKNGLVEQLGVELDARGNVNRDGQFATNVDGVYVCGDAGRGQSLIVWAIAEGRSAAAAVDKYLGGKTALPAPIRPTDRPLVV; encoded by the coding sequence ATGGCTGACCCCAAGGGCTTCCTGACCACGCCCAAGCAGCTGGCCGAGCGCCGTCCGGTGGACGTTCGTCTGCGGGACTGGAACGAGGTCTACGTCGAGCGCAGCCTCCTTCCGATCATCACCAAGCAGGCCGGCCGCTGCATGGACTGCGGCATCCCGTTCTGCCACAACGGCTGCCCGCTCGGGAACCTGATCCCCGAGTGGAACGACCTCGCCTTCCGGGACGACTGGACCGGCGCGATCGAGCGGCTGCACGCGACCAACAACTTCCCGGAGTTCACCGGGCGGCTGTGCCCGGCTCCCTGCGAGTCGGCGTGTGTCCTCGGCATCAACCAGGACGCGGTGACCATCAAGAACGTCGAGGTCACCATCATCGACAAGGCGTGGGACAACGGCGGGGTCACCCCGCAGATCCCCGAGCGCCTGTCCGGCAAGACCGTCGCGGTCGTGGGCTCAGGACCGGCCGGTCTCGCGGTGGCCCAGCAGCTCACCCGGGCCGGGCACACCGTGGTGGTGTACGAGCGCGCGGACCGGATCGGTGGTCTGCTCCGTTACGGCATCCCCGAGTTCAAGATGGAGAAGCGCCACATCAACCGCCGCATCGAGCAGATGCGCGCGGAGGGCACCCGCTTCCGTACCGGGGTCAGCGTCGGCGAGGACATCACCGGGCAGCAGCTGCGCGAGCGTTTCGACGCCGTCGTGGTCGCCGCCGGTGCCACCACCGCGCGTGATCTCCCGGTCCCCGGGCGGGAGTTCAAGGGCATCCACCAGGCGATGGAGTACCTGCCGCTGGCCAACAAGGTGCAGGAGGGTGACTTCGTCGAGCCGCCCATCAGCGCCAAGGGCAAGCACGTGGTGGTGATCGGCGGCGGTGACACCGGCGCCGACTGCCTGGGCACCGCGCTCCGGCAGGGGGCCGCCTCGGTCACCCAGCTGGAGATCATGCCGCGCCCGAGCGACGAGCGCCCCGGCAACCAGCCCTGGCCGACCATGCCGATGACCTACAAGGTCACCTCCGCGCACGAGGAGGGTGGCGAGCGCGTCTACGCGGTCAACACCACCCACTTCACCGGCGACGAGGACGGCAACGTGGCCGAACTCCACCTCGTGGAGGTCGAGTTCAAGAACGGCAAGTTCGAGCCGGTGCCCGGCACCGAGCGGGCCATCCCGGCCCAGCTGGTCACCCTGGCGATGGGCTTCACCGGCACGGACGTGAAGAACGGCCTGGTCGAGCAGCTCGGCGTCGAGCTGGACGCCCGCGGCAACGTGAACCGGGACGGCCAGTTCGCCACCAACGTGGACGGCGTGTACGTCTGCGGCGACGCCGGCCGTGGCCAGTCGCTGATCGTCTGGGCCATCGCGGAGGGCCGTTCGGCCGCCGCCGCGGTGGACAAGTACCTGGGCGGCAAGACCGCGCTGCCCGCCCCGATCCGCCCGACCGACCGCCCCCTGGTGGTCTGA
- a CDS encoding acyl carrier protein, translating into MTAVEAQQWLIEKIAHRLGVAPGEVSPEQYFDELDLDSTEALILAGEMENWLGFELGTTTLWYHPTIKDLAAHIAEECGQRASA; encoded by the coding sequence GTGACGGCAGTCGAGGCCCAGCAGTGGCTGATCGAGAAGATCGCCCATCGGCTCGGGGTGGCGCCCGGGGAGGTCTCGCCCGAGCAGTACTTCGACGAGCTGGACCTGGACTCCACCGAGGCGCTGATCCTGGCCGGCGAGATGGAGAACTGGCTCGGCTTCGAACTCGGCACCACCACGCTCTGGTACCACCCCACCATCAAGGACCTGGCCGCCCACATCGCGGAGGAGTGCGGTCAGCGTGCCTCCGCGTAG
- a CDS encoding alpha/beta fold hydrolase — MHPGALAAQVYRTLADALPEGVGLTVLDLSASPEYGEAALTGGRADTTVEALADWLAAELTDRQLSLVGWSFGGVVAQSMVERLPADRRPERLVLLDSIAPTEEYQQPDEALEPPLLLGWFAMYLGAKRGRPVPLDPAALAGCGVDDGLPLVLDAATASGALLPDTPLPGLRKLYDTYVDGLLRNNRLTAPYRPKPSSVPLVLVKAEHSLIPGDPTLGWQPLAPHGLSLAVAPGDHYTMLTRPDAAQAIARLVLPA, encoded by the coding sequence GTGCACCCCGGGGCGCTCGCCGCCCAGGTGTACCGCACCCTCGCCGATGCCCTCCCGGAGGGCGTCGGACTGACCGTGCTCGACCTCTCGGCCTCCCCCGAGTACGGGGAGGCCGCCCTCACCGGAGGTCGGGCCGACACCACCGTCGAGGCCCTCGCCGACTGGCTGGCCGCAGAACTGACGGACCGTCAACTCTCCTTGGTGGGTTGGTCGTTCGGCGGAGTCGTGGCCCAGTCGATGGTCGAGCGACTGCCCGCCGACCGGCGCCCGGAGCGGCTGGTGCTGCTGGACAGCATCGCGCCGACCGAGGAGTACCAGCAGCCCGACGAAGCCCTCGAACCCCCGTTGCTGCTGGGCTGGTTCGCGATGTACCTGGGCGCCAAACGCGGTCGCCCGGTACCGCTCGACCCGGCGGCGCTCGCCGGCTGCGGCGTCGACGACGGGCTCCCGCTCGTCCTGGACGCCGCCACCGCGAGCGGTGCACTGCTCCCGGACACCCCGCTGCCCGGCCTCCGCAAGCTCTACGACACCTATGTCGACGGGCTGTTGCGCAACAACCGACTCACCGCGCCGTACCGGCCGAAGCCGTCGAGCGTCCCGCTGGTCCTGGTGAAGGCCGAACACAGCCTGATCCCCGGGGACCCCACGCTCGGCTGGCAGCCGCTCGCCCCGCACGGGCTCAGCCTGGCGGTGGCTCCCGGCGACCACTACACCATGCTCACCCGACCTGACGCCGCCCAGGCCATCGCCCGCCTGGTCCTCCCCGCCTAG
- a CDS encoding type I polyketide synthase, protein MNSSQPAHSSNHSTVPPHDNATRPSERELDRRLARDPIAIVGLSALYPKSRDLREFWGNVVEAADCIEDVPSTHWDLDEHYDPDPSAPDKTYSRHGGFIPTVDFNPMEFGLPPTTLEVTDVLQLLSLVVARDLLKHAGAEQPWYDASRTGVVLGITGANQLTQPLSARLQTPVLKEVARSVGLSERDAEEIAEKFKLAFAPWEENSFPGMLGNVVAGRIANRLDLGGTNMTIDAACASSLAAVKTAVSELLEGRADTMLAGGCDAENTIFMYLCFAKTPAFSKAGRIRPFDKEADGTLIGEGIGMLALRRLSDAERDGNEIYAVIRGIGSSSDGRFKSIYAPRKEGQIVALERAYEDADCSPESVELFEAHGTGTAVGDATELSALAAVVSGATEAKQYAAVGSVKSQIGHTKAAAGAAGLIKLSMALHHKLLPPTINVDEPNPAIDFANSPFYVNTESRPWIRDPEREHRRAAISSFGFGGTNFHFVLEEYGDGDDLKVVFPVARVHRWHAPTVAALTGALAGPASLEPAPADHPRVALVARNDAELAELTALAVAELTAKPDASDWAHPKGVYFRRRAGETGKIGALFAGQGSQYVNPGHRAVLAVPPLRAAFDAANRHFAGAEPLSRVAFPAPAFDPAAKAGQEDALRRTEYAQPAIGALAAGQFRYLSELGFAADGHLGHSFGELTALWASGALDDDAFFELARARGAAMAPPAEAGFDPGAMAALSATDRQIAELLGQFGGLTVCNRNAADQIVVGGGTDEVERLVAAAKAARVRASRLPVSAAFHTPYVAHAVEAFRASVARVEIREPHGPVYANTPGAAYGADQAANRRVLAEQLVNPVHFADRVEEMYAGGFRTFVEFGPKGVLTQLVRRILGDRPHVVVQLDPGPGADADLALKRAVAQLVVLGLPLSVDDPYVLVPEPVAPVKGMTVPLNGINHVPEHRRAAYREAIDNGYRVTLPTVEVHVPVPVPVEMPPVEVPVEVAASVPVPAPVAAVVQETEHVDHDRQPDRLSELITDHLALHDDYLNGQLQSAERLAGLLENAADQGRLPEILGGVTAVKEHGLAIGRTHLRANEILRDLAALELGGVQASAAAVAPAAPAVAPAPAPVLAPAPAQAALPPAPVAVAPLPVAAAPAPVVARPAAPVPAPAPVVAAGPSADEVAAALLAVVSAKTGYPAEMLDLDMDVEADLGIDSIKRVEILGVLSEQFPSDVHVGPEQLGELRTLGQIVEFMSASAAPVPVIAAGPSADEVAAALLAVVSAKTGYPAEMLDLEMDVEADLGIDSIKRVEILGVLSEQFPSDVHVGPEQLGELRTLGQIVEFMAGATASAAPAAPAAQAGPSAADVASALLAVVAAKTGYPAEMLDLEMDVEADLGIDSIKRVEILGVLSEQFPSDVHVGPEQLGELRTLGQIVEFMSGTAAPAAPAPQPEPVAAPDPAPVPVAPGRLGRAQATLVELPLPDRLVGAYPAGSAALLVDDGGELTPGLAARLTATGWQVQLLRLPGVTRQLPEVRDFALSGWGVTELAEKIEQLTPVSLAVTFSTRPDSDWADGVRRLSHALLTAKHLVEPLTRAAGTGRAGFVTVTRLDGGFGLHGVEEALTPSGGFGGLVKTLAVEAPELFCRAVDLAPGLPAASAVSLVLDELWDAASEPVQVGHDGTRRVALGLTEQSAAPLSGEVAPLTAEDLIVVTGGARGITARCVVDLATAHRPGFLLLGRTELGDEPAWAHGVTGTAELKAAAVDQLKTVGEKPTPKRVEQLFRSVVGEREIRRTLAEVAAAGSRVEYLAVDITDAAATAAALAPYAGQVTGVVHGAGVLADQLIGAKRLSEIERVFAPKLTGLRSVLDALPADGLRHVLLFTSVAGFFGNRGQSDYAMANEVLNAWAAGWKRKHPQARVTALNWGAWDSGMVSPQIKAVFQERGITLIPESVGTALFTGQFSPEHGNDVVTVLGPTTPLSVRETAVPAATVLERRLDVLAAEPIVADHVIGGVPVLPAALALGWAIGAVERLSGGTVRQVRDFAVHKGVLFDGTEQGSFQLGAAPAGDGATTEVTIRSVAADGTVRPHYAAGVVLGADPATETSRPSVAGLPALGQGRDASGFYTDGTLFHGESLRGLRRVLAEQESRLVLEAALPEHRPGNGAFGGQLYGPGTADLLLQAGLVWMKLYRATASLPLSVARAEFHQELPDGEPFLIVVEPVSSNGSTASLTVTACAPGGRVLARLGGVSLVSTPQLAAKFVTN, encoded by the coding sequence GTGAACTCTTCGCAGCCAGCGCACTCCTCGAACCATTCGACCGTTCCGCCTCACGACAACGCCACCAGACCGAGCGAACGCGAGCTGGACCGTCGCCTCGCCCGCGACCCGATCGCCATCGTCGGCCTCTCCGCCCTGTACCCCAAGTCCCGTGACCTGCGGGAGTTCTGGGGAAACGTGGTGGAGGCGGCGGACTGCATCGAGGACGTCCCGTCGACCCACTGGGACCTCGACGAGCACTACGACCCGGACCCGAGCGCCCCGGACAAGACCTACTCCCGGCACGGCGGGTTCATCCCCACCGTGGACTTCAACCCGATGGAGTTCGGCCTGCCGCCGACCACCCTGGAGGTCACCGACGTCCTCCAGCTGCTCAGTCTGGTGGTCGCCCGCGACCTGCTCAAGCACGCCGGGGCCGAACAGCCCTGGTACGACGCCTCGCGCACCGGTGTGGTGCTCGGCATCACCGGTGCCAACCAGCTCACCCAGCCGCTCTCGGCCCGGCTGCAGACCCCGGTGCTCAAGGAGGTGGCGCGCAGCGTCGGCCTCTCCGAGCGGGACGCCGAGGAGATCGCCGAGAAGTTCAAGCTGGCCTTCGCGCCGTGGGAGGAGAACTCCTTCCCCGGCATGCTGGGCAACGTGGTGGCCGGGCGGATCGCCAACCGGCTCGACCTCGGTGGCACCAACATGACCATCGACGCCGCCTGCGCCAGCTCGCTCGCCGCTGTGAAGACCGCCGTCAGTGAATTGCTGGAGGGGCGCGCGGACACCATGCTGGCGGGCGGCTGCGACGCCGAGAACACCATCTTCATGTACCTGTGCTTCGCCAAGACCCCGGCGTTCTCCAAGGCCGGCCGGATCCGGCCGTTCGACAAGGAGGCCGACGGCACGCTGATCGGCGAGGGCATCGGCATGCTGGCGCTGCGCCGGCTGTCCGACGCCGAGCGGGACGGCAACGAGATCTACGCCGTCATCCGCGGCATCGGCTCGTCCAGCGACGGCCGGTTCAAGTCGATCTACGCCCCCCGCAAGGAGGGTCAGATCGTCGCCCTGGAGCGGGCCTACGAGGACGCCGACTGCTCACCGGAGAGCGTCGAGCTGTTCGAGGCGCACGGCACCGGTACGGCGGTCGGCGACGCGACCGAACTGTCCGCGCTGGCCGCGGTGGTGTCGGGGGCGACCGAAGCGAAGCAGTACGCGGCGGTCGGCAGCGTGAAGTCGCAGATCGGGCACACCAAGGCGGCGGCCGGCGCGGCCGGGCTGATCAAGCTCTCGATGGCGCTGCACCACAAACTGCTGCCGCCGACCATCAACGTGGACGAGCCGAACCCGGCGATCGACTTCGCCAACAGCCCGTTCTACGTCAACACCGAGAGCCGGCCGTGGATTCGCGACCCCGAGCGTGAGCACCGCCGGGCGGCGATCTCCTCGTTCGGCTTCGGGGGGACCAACTTCCACTTCGTGCTGGAGGAGTACGGCGACGGCGACGACCTCAAGGTGGTCTTCCCGGTCGCCCGGGTGCACCGGTGGCACGCGCCGACCGTGGCGGCGCTGACCGGTGCGCTGGCCGGTCCGGCCTCGCTCGAACCGGCCCCGGCCGACCACCCCCGGGTGGCGCTGGTGGCCAGGAACGACGCCGAACTGGCCGAGCTCACCGCGCTGGCCGTCGCCGAACTGACCGCCAAGCCGGACGCCTCGGACTGGGCACACCCCAAGGGTGTGTACTTCCGCCGCCGGGCCGGTGAGACCGGCAAGATCGGCGCACTGTTCGCCGGTCAGGGCAGCCAGTACGTCAACCCGGGCCACCGGGCCGTGCTCGCCGTCCCGCCGCTGCGGGCCGCCTTCGACGCCGCCAACCGGCACTTCGCGGGGGCCGAACCGCTCTCCCGGGTGGCCTTCCCGGCGCCCGCCTTCGACCCGGCGGCCAAGGCCGGGCAGGAGGACGCGCTCCGCCGTACCGAGTACGCGCAGCCCGCGATCGGCGCGCTGGCGGCCGGTCAGTTCCGCTACCTGAGCGAGCTGGGCTTCGCGGCCGACGGCCACCTCGGCCACAGCTTCGGCGAGTTGACCGCGCTCTGGGCCTCCGGCGCGCTGGACGACGACGCCTTCTTCGAGCTGGCCCGGGCCCGGGGAGCGGCGATGGCGCCGCCCGCCGAGGCCGGGTTCGACCCGGGCGCGATGGCCGCGCTCAGCGCGACCGACCGGCAGATCGCCGAACTGCTGGGTCAGTTCGGCGGGTTGACGGTCTGCAACCGGAACGCGGCCGACCAGATCGTGGTCGGCGGCGGCACCGACGAGGTCGAGCGGCTGGTCGCGGCCGCGAAGGCGGCCAGGGTTCGAGCGAGCCGGCTGCCGGTCTCGGCGGCCTTCCACACGCCGTACGTGGCGCACGCGGTGGAGGCGTTCCGGGCGAGCGTCGCGCGGGTCGAGATCCGTGAGCCGCACGGGCCGGTGTACGCCAACACGCCGGGCGCGGCGTACGGCGCCGACCAGGCCGCCAACCGGCGGGTGCTGGCCGAGCAGTTGGTGAACCCGGTGCACTTCGCCGACCGGGTGGAGGAGATGTACGCGGGCGGGTTCCGCACCTTCGTGGAGTTCGGGCCCAAGGGCGTGCTGACCCAGCTGGTCCGCCGCATCCTGGGCGACCGGCCGCACGTCGTGGTCCAGCTCGACCCCGGCCCCGGTGCGGACGCCGACCTCGCGCTGAAGCGCGCGGTGGCCCAACTGGTGGTGCTGGGCCTGCCGTTGTCGGTGGACGACCCGTACGTCCTGGTGCCGGAGCCGGTCGCGCCGGTGAAGGGCATGACCGTCCCGCTGAACGGCATCAACCATGTCCCCGAGCACCGGCGGGCCGCGTACCGGGAGGCGATCGACAACGGCTACCGGGTCACCCTGCCGACCGTCGAGGTCCACGTGCCGGTGCCCGTCCCGGTTGAGATGCCGCCGGTCGAGGTGCCGGTCGAGGTAGCCGCTTCCGTTCCCGTACCGGCCCCCGTGGCCGCCGTTGTCCAGGAGACCGAACACGTGGACCACGATCGTCAGCCCGACCGGCTGTCCGAGCTGATCACCGATCACCTCGCCCTGCACGACGACTACCTGAACGGGCAGCTGCAGAGCGCCGAACGACTGGCCGGACTGCTGGAGAACGCCGCCGACCAGGGCCGCCTGCCCGAGATCCTCGGCGGCGTGACGGCGGTCAAGGAGCACGGCCTCGCCATCGGCCGGACCCACCTGCGGGCCAACGAGATCCTCCGCGACCTGGCCGCGCTCGAACTGGGCGGTGTGCAGGCTTCTGCCGCGGCTGTCGCCCCAGCAGCCCCGGCAGTGGCCCCCGCGCCGGCTCCCGTGCTGGCCCCGGCGCCGGCCCAGGCTGCGCTGCCGCCGGCTCCCGTGGCCGTCGCCCCGCTGCCGGTGGCCGCCGCACCCGCCCCGGTGGTGGCACGGCCCGCAGCGCCTGTCCCGGCCCCGGCCCCCGTGGTTGCCGCCGGTCCGTCGGCGGACGAGGTGGCCGCTGCGCTGTTGGCGGTGGTGTCGGCGAAGACCGGCTACCCGGCGGAGATGCTGGACCTCGACATGGACGTCGAGGCGGATCTGGGGATCGACTCGATCAAGCGGGTCGAGATTCTGGGTGTGCTGTCGGAGCAGTTCCCGAGTGATGTGCACGTCGGCCCCGAGCAGCTGGGTGAGCTGCGCACGCTGGGTCAGATCGTCGAGTTCATGTCGGCGAGTGCGGCTCCGGTTCCGGTGATTGCCGCCGGTCCGTCGGCGGACGAGGTGGCTGCCGCGCTGTTGGCGGTGGTGTCGGCGAAGACGGGTTACCCGGCGGAGATGCTGGACCTCGAGATGGATGTCGAGGCGGACTTGGGGATCGACTCGATCAAGCGGGTCGAGATTCTGGGTGTGCTGTCGGAGCAGTTCCCGAGTGATGTGCACGTCGGTCCGGAGCAGTTGGGTGAGCTGCGGACGCTCGGTCAGATCGTCGAGTTCATGGCCGGTGCCACGGCTTCCGCGGCCCCGGCCGCCCCAGCTGCGCAAGCCGGTCCCTCCGCGGCTGACGTCGCGTCGGCGCTGCTCGCCGTGGTCGCCGCCAAGACGGGTTACCCGGCGGAGATGCTGGACCTCGAGATGGATGTCGAGGCGGACTTGGGGATCGACTCGATCAAGCGGGTCGAGATTCTGGGTGTGCTGTCGGAGCAGTTCCCGAGTGATGTGCACGTCGGCCCCGAGCAGCTCGGTGAGCTGCGCACACTGGGCCAGATAGTCGAGTTCATGTCCGGCACCGCCGCTCCGGCGGCTCCCGCGCCGCAGCCCGAGCCGGTGGCGGCCCCCGATCCCGCCCCCGTTCCGGTGGCCCCCGGTCGGCTCGGCCGGGCGCAGGCCACGCTGGTCGAACTCCCGCTGCCGGACCGGCTGGTGGGCGCGTACCCGGCGGGCTCCGCCGCCCTGCTGGTGGACGACGGCGGTGAGCTCACCCCCGGGCTGGCCGCGCGGCTGACCGCCACCGGCTGGCAGGTCCAGCTGCTCCGCCTGCCCGGGGTCACCCGGCAGCTGCCGGAGGTCCGCGACTTCGCCCTCTCCGGCTGGGGCGTCACCGAACTGGCCGAGAAGATCGAGCAGTTGACCCCGGTCAGCCTGGCCGTCACCTTCTCCACCCGGCCGGACAGCGACTGGGCGGACGGCGTCCGCCGGCTGTCCCACGCGCTGCTCACCGCCAAGCACCTGGTCGAGCCGCTGACCCGGGCCGCAGGCACCGGCCGCGCGGGCTTCGTGACCGTGACCCGGCTGGACGGTGGCTTCGGTCTGCACGGGGTCGAGGAGGCGCTCACGCCCTCGGGCGGCTTCGGCGGCCTGGTGAAGACCCTCGCGGTCGAGGCGCCCGAACTGTTCTGCCGCGCGGTCGACCTGGCGCCCGGGCTGCCCGCCGCCAGCGCCGTCTCGCTGGTGCTGGACGAGCTCTGGGACGCCGCCAGCGAGCCGGTCCAGGTCGGTCACGACGGCACCCGCCGGGTCGCCCTCGGCCTGACCGAGCAGTCCGCCGCGCCGCTCTCCGGCGAGGTCGCCCCGCTGACCGCCGAGGACCTGATCGTGGTCACCGGCGGGGCCCGGGGCATCACCGCCCGCTGCGTGGTCGACCTGGCCACCGCCCACCGTCCCGGCTTCCTGCTGCTGGGCCGCACCGAGCTCGGCGACGAGCCCGCCTGGGCCCACGGGGTCACCGGTACGGCCGAGTTGAAGGCCGCCGCGGTCGACCAGCTGAAGACGGTGGGGGAGAAGCCGACCCCGAAGCGGGTCGAGCAGCTCTTCCGGTCCGTGGTCGGCGAGCGGGAGATCCGCCGCACGCTGGCCGAGGTCGCGGCCGCCGGCAGTCGGGTCGAGTACCTGGCGGTGGACATCACCGACGCCGCCGCGACGGCCGCCGCGCTCGCCCCGTACGCGGGGCAGGTCACCGGTGTGGTGCACGGCGCCGGGGTGCTGGCCGACCAGCTGATCGGCGCCAAGAGGCTGTCCGAGATCGAGCGGGTCTTCGCGCCCAAGCTGACCGGGCTGCGCTCGGTGCTGGACGCGCTGCCCGCCGACGGACTGCGGCACGTGCTGCTGTTCACCTCGGTGGCCGGGTTCTTCGGCAACCGGGGCCAGTCCGACTACGCGATGGCCAACGAGGTGCTGAACGCCTGGGCGGCCGGCTGGAAGCGCAAGCACCCGCAGGCCCGGGTCACCGCCCTGAACTGGGGCGCCTGGGACAGCGGGATGGTCTCCCCGCAGATCAAGGCGGTGTTCCAGGAGCGCGGCATCACGCTGATCCCGGAGTCCGTCGGAACCGCCCTGTTCACCGGGCAGTTCTCGCCGGAGCACGGCAACGACGTGGTGACGGTGCTCGGCCCGACCACCCCGCTCTCGGTGCGGGAGACCGCGGTTCCGGCCGCGACCGTGCTGGAGCGCAGGCTCGACGTACTGGCCGCCGAGCCGATCGTCGCCGACCACGTGATCGGCGGGGTGCCGGTGCTGCCGGCCGCGCTGGCCCTGGGCTGGGCGATCGGCGCGGTCGAGCGGCTCAGCGGGGGGACGGTCCGTCAGGTCCGCGACTTCGCGGTGCACAAGGGGGTGCTGTTCGACGGCACCGAGCAGGGCAGCTTCCAGCTCGGCGCGGCCCCGGCCGGGGACGGCGCCACCACGGAGGTGACGATCCGTTCGGTCGCCGCCGACGGTACCGTCCGCCCGCACTACGCGGCCGGGGTGGTGCTCGGCGCCGACCCGGCGACCGAGACCAGCCGGCCGAGCGTGGCCGGACTCCCGGCGCTCGGCCAGGGCCGGGACGCGAGCGGGTTCTACACCGACGGGACGCTGTTCCACGGCGAGTCGCTGCGCGGTCTGCGGCGGGTGCTCGCGGAGCAGGAGTCGCGGCTGGTGCTGGAGGCCGCACTGCCCGAACACCGGCCCGGCAACGGGGCGTTCGGCGGCCAGCTGTACGGCCCCGGCACGGCGGACCTGCTGCTCCAGGCCGGTCTGGTCTGGATGAAGCTGTACCGCGCCACGGCCAGCCTGCCGCTCTCGGTGGCCCGCGCCGAGTTCCACCAGGAACTGCCCGACGGCGAGCCGTTCCTGATCGTGGTCGAGCCGGTCTCCAGCAACGGCAGCACGGCCAGCCTGACCGTGACCGCCTGCGCCCCCGGCGGTCGGGTGCTGGCCCGGCTGGGCGGGGTGAGCCTGGTCTCCACCCCGCAGCTGGCCGCCAAGTTCGTCACCAACTAG